The nucleotide window TTCGTCAACATATCCAGCCGGAAATCCCAAGTTCCATTGAGGCTGATAAAATTTTCTGAATTTTCCATTTGACTGTAGACCGGGTTTGCCTTGGCGTCTTCCTGTGTATCGAATGGGACAAAGATGGTTCTGGGATCTTCTCTGTTGATCTCCACCACGGTTTCCTGATCATACCACTCGTGGCCGGTGAAGACGGGGTCTACTTTTGCGTAGCCCTCTGTGGCCAACGCGGTCCCGGGCATGGCAGGTACATACGCCAGAACTGTGACCAGAGAGAGTATCGCCGCCGTCATGCGCTTTGACAGTCGAGTCATGTTCCATGCAGCTCCTTTGGTATAAATTTTTTCAACAACGCCCGCGTTTTCCACAGGCTCACGCAGCTTTGGCACCCTTTCGCTTCCGCCACACGGTCCGCAGCGAAGAGATGCCACAGACATCGACGCCTTCATCATATGCCGCACAATTTGTAAAGTCAAGACAACAATTACAATATTTCTTATCAATTTCGACCACCATAAGCGGCAGTATAACTCCCCGCAAATTACAAAAAACACCGTTTTCTTTTACGAAAGCGATGTTTTTGTCTTTTTATACCGTTCTCTCCTGCGAAGACCGTCTTTCGGCGGCCGCGCGGCGTGTTCGGGTGGGTTTGCCCCGGCGTTGCTGTTTTGTAAAAAAATTCCTATTCTTGTGAAGACAATGCTCATCGACAAACAAAAGTCTTTCGATAAGTATATTGGACCTCCCGGCTAGATCTCCCGGGCGACGCGTTCGAAGTCCCGTTCGTGACGCTGGACCACCTGGGCAATGTAGGGATCGAAATGCGCCCCGGCGTCTTTGTAGATGATGTCGAAGGCCGTCCGCGTCGGGAAAGGCTTCTTGTAGGGCCGCTGGGATGTGAGCGCGTCGAAGACGTCCGCCACGGCGGCGATGCGGGCGCTAAGGGGAATGTCCGCGCCGGAGAGCCCGCGGGGATAGCCAGAACCGTCCCACTTCTCGTGGTGCGCAAACGCAATGTCCCGCGCCGTGAGCAACAGCAAATCGTCGCTCATCTCCTCCACAGCCTCGTGCAGCATCTCCTCGCCATAGACCGGGTGCTTCTTGATAATCTCAAATTCCTCCGGCGTCAGCCGGCCCGGCTTTAGCAGCACACTGTCCGGCATCGCAATCTTCCCGATGTCATGCAGCTTGACGGCCTCGACAATCGCGTAGCCCTCGTCCACCGTGAGTTCATACCCCACAGTCGGGCGGAGCATCAGGTCCGCCACAATGATCCGAACATACTCCGTCGTACGGTTGACGTGCGTCCCCGTCTCCGGATCGCGCAGATCGCTCGCGCGCGCCAGCAGATTCATCGTCGTCCGCTCGCGCAGCTCCAGTTGGCGGTTAATCTGCCTGAGCTGACGCATCTTTTCGTCCACCAGCGACTCAAGATGCCGACGGTGCTTTTGCAGTTCGAGCTGGAGACGCACACGGGTGAGCAGCGCCTTGGGCCGGATGGGTTTGAGCAGATAGTCCGACGCCCCCATCTCCAAAGCTTCCGCCTCGCCGTCCCCGTCCGTCGAGCCCGTGAGAAAGATGACAGGGATCTCTTTCAGTGCCGGATCGGCCTGCAGCAACAGCAACAGTTCGTGCCCTGTCATCTCGGGCATGAAGTAATCCAACACAATCAAATCAGCCGGGTTGCTGCGCAGGTACTTCAGCGCGCTTGCCCCGGAGGGGAACGGGCGTACGCTGTACTCCGACTGTAGGATGGACAGAATCGAATGCAAGATGATCGGGTCGTCATCCACCGCCACGACAACCGCTCTGCCCCAGGACTCTTCCATGCTCACAGTCCGCCCCTCTCCAGGCTTGTCACGGCACAGGGCCGCAGCCTCCAATTATATCCAAAAAATTCCTCTTTTAGGTTTTCTTTCTGACCTGTTTCTACATGCATTGATATTTTTCAGGCAAACAAGAGAAACTTTTTGTCCTTCATTTACTCGTGTTCCGTTGTAACCACAGCTTGATTGTAAACGATTTCCCACCAAAAGTCAATGGGCCCACCACCGCTTTCCAAAGCCTCCGGCCGCGTATTTTGCATCCTTGCGATCTCAAGATGCGCGGTGTACAATTGAAATTGGTCAAATACGCGCGAACACCGCGCGAGTACGAGAGGTGAATACATGATCAAATTATTTACGGCTTTCACAGAGGAGATCGACGATGCGGCCGCCGCGACCGAAGAGATTTTGTCGCAGCTCCCCCCTGAAGACACCCTCCCGCGCCACCGCGTGGGGATCGTGCACTGCCACCCCGACTTTTTGAAGCTGGGCGTCGTGAAGGCGCTGCGCGAACGTCTCTCTTTCGACCTGGTTGGCTGTACGTCGATCAGCATGGAGGTGCCGGGCGTCATGGGCCCGCTCGTCCTGACCATGACCGTGCTGGCCAGCGACGATGTGTCCTTCCTGTGCGGGGTCACCACGCCGATCGGGGACACCCTGGAGGACGAGGTAGATATCCTCTACAAACGCCTGCTGGCGGGGCAGAGCGAAACGCCCGCTATGCTGATCACCTTCGTCCCCTTTATCGCCTCCATCAGCGGCGACGAATTCCTCGAACAGCTGGACGCCGCGTCGGGCAACCTGCCCGTCTTCGGCGCCGTCTCCATCTCCAACGACATCGGCAACCACGAGGTGTACACCCTCCTGAATGAAGAACACTGGAAAAACACGCTGGCGCTGGTGGCCGTGATGGGCCCGGCGGAACCTACCTTTCTCAGCATCGCCACGCTGGAGAAGCACATCACGATGGAAGAGCACATCCTGCGGCAGAAGGCCGTCATCACGTCCGCGGACCGCAACGTCCTGCAGAGCGTAAACGACATGCCCGCGGTTCGCTATCTCGAGTCGATCGGGCTGGCGGAGAACGGCGCTGTGTCGAGCCTCGAGACCATCTCGCTCGTGATCGAAACCCGGGACGGCGTCCAACTGATCCGCGCCGGCGTCGCCGCGACGCCCGAGGGCTATGTGGCGTGCGGCGGCGGTATCCCGGTCAATGCCACGCTGGGCGTCGCCAATGTGGGCCCGGACGAGGTTGTAAACACGGTGCGAGCCATCCTAAACGACGCACTGGCGCAGGCCCGAGGCCGGGGGATGCTGATCTACTCCTGCGCGGCGCGCTACTGGTCCCTCGGCGTCAACAACATGGTGGAGCACGAGTGCGCGACAGAGCTCCTCTCGGGGGTCTGCCCCTATCACTTTGTCTACTCCGGCGGGGAGATCGTGCCAGTGACGCTGCCGGACGGCCGGACGGTCAACAACTTGCAAAACATCTCCGTGGCCATCTGTATTTTATAACTGGGCGCCGCTGAAGGCCCCGCGCTCGACGCTGTCTCCGGCGGAGGTTTGGCGGCGCTCAACTGTGACAGAGGTACTTATGAACAGTGACAACGACGGCGCGGCGCGCCTGTACATCGACGGCATCGACGT belongs to Oscillospiraceae bacterium and includes:
- a CDS encoding response regulator, with amino-acid sequence MEESWGRAVVVAVDDDPIILHSILSILQSEYSVRPFPSGASALKYLRSNPADLIVLDYFMPEMTGHELLLLLQADPALKEIPVIFLTGSTDGDGEAEALEMGASDYLLKPIRPKALLTRVRLQLELQKHRRHLESLVDEKMRQLRQINRQLELRERTTMNLLARASDLRDPETGTHVNRTTEYVRIIVADLMLRPTVGYELTVDEGYAIVEAVKLHDIGKIAMPDSVLLKPGRLTPEEFEIIKKHPVYGEEMLHEAVEEMSDDLLLLTARDIAFAHHEKWDGSGYPRGLSGADIPLSARIAAVADVFDALTSQRPYKKPFPTRTAFDIIYKDAGAHFDPYIAQVVQRHERDFERVAREI
- a CDS encoding FIST C-terminal domain-containing protein, which encodes MIKLFTAFTEEIDDAAAATEEILSQLPPEDTLPRHRVGIVHCHPDFLKLGVVKALRERLSFDLVGCTSISMEVPGVMGPLVLTMTVLASDDVSFLCGVTTPIGDTLEDEVDILYKRLLAGQSETPAMLITFVPFIASISGDEFLEQLDAASGNLPVFGAVSISNDIGNHEVYTLLNEEHWKNTLALVAVMGPAEPTFLSIATLEKHITMEEHILRQKAVITSADRNVLQSVNDMPAVRYLESIGLAENGAVSSLETISLVIETRDGVQLIRAGVAATPEGYVACGGGIPVNATLGVANVGPDEVVNTVRAILNDALAQARGRGMLIYSCAARYWSLGVNNMVEHECATELLSGVCPYHFVYSGGEIVPVTLPDGRTVNNLQNISVAICIL